A stretch of Streptomyces vietnamensis DNA encodes these proteins:
- a CDS encoding amidohydrolase, translating into MTGPSTSMPVAGLVPAPRQESVPADLLVRNAKVFTGDPARPEARAVAIRDGRVAALGDDHDLAHLVGPGTKVVDALGRRVVPGLNDSHLHVIRGGLNYVLELRWDGVRSLRHALAMLRDQAGRTPKGQWIRVVGGWTAEQFAERRMPTVAELNAAAPDTPVFVLHLYQSALMNRAAVKAAGFTRDTPDPRGGQIVRGRDGEPNGVLLAAPGALILYSTLAKAPALDEADKRTSTRHFLRELNRFGLTSAVDAAGGFQNFPDNYATVADLARSGELSLRIAYHLFPQTAGQELADLKRWTEMVKPGDGDEWLRLNGAGENLTWAAADFENFSEPRPELGGYEPEFEQAVRLLMENGWGFRLHATYDETIRRDLAVFEKLAAEGLFPGGNRWLFDHAETVSADSLDRIAALGGALSVQNRMSFQGTAFRDRYGAEAAAHAPPVRAMLDRGLTVAAGTDATRVSSYNPWVALHWLVTGRTVGGTALSPAGNLIDREAALDLYTRGGARLTGEQDVKGSLREGWYGDLAILSDDFLTVPEDVIPDIESVLTVVGGRIVYASAEYEGLDEAVPPISPEWSPVAHFGGYQSGQGGARQASLVAEAVAESEQHRRWRVGRGTVPDTRPSFVDPCFEH; encoded by the coding sequence ATGACCGGGCCGTCGACGAGCATGCCCGTGGCGGGCCTCGTTCCCGCCCCGCGGCAGGAATCCGTACCGGCCGACCTCCTCGTCCGCAACGCCAAGGTGTTCACCGGAGACCCCGCCCGCCCCGAGGCCCGCGCCGTCGCGATCCGCGACGGCCGGGTCGCCGCCCTCGGCGACGACCACGACCTCGCCCACCTCGTCGGCCCGGGGACGAAGGTCGTAGACGCCCTCGGCCGCCGGGTGGTCCCCGGCCTGAACGACTCGCACCTGCACGTCATCAGGGGCGGCCTGAACTACGTCCTGGAGCTGCGCTGGGACGGCGTCCGCAGCCTGCGCCACGCGCTGGCCATGCTGCGCGACCAGGCCGGCCGCACCCCCAAGGGGCAGTGGATCCGCGTCGTCGGCGGCTGGACCGCCGAGCAGTTCGCCGAGCGCCGGATGCCGACCGTCGCCGAGCTGAACGCCGCCGCACCCGACACCCCCGTCTTCGTCCTGCACCTCTACCAGTCGGCGCTGATGAACCGGGCCGCCGTCAAGGCCGCCGGATTCACCCGCGACACCCCCGATCCGCGCGGCGGCCAGATCGTCAGGGGCCGGGACGGCGAACCCAACGGGGTGCTCCTCGCCGCCCCGGGCGCGCTCATCCTGTACTCGACCCTGGCCAAGGCGCCGGCCCTCGACGAGGCCGACAAGCGGACGTCGACGCGGCACTTCCTGCGCGAACTGAACCGCTTCGGGCTGACCTCGGCGGTCGACGCCGCGGGCGGGTTCCAGAACTTCCCCGACAACTACGCCACGGTCGCCGACCTCGCCCGGTCGGGCGAGCTGTCCCTGCGGATCGCCTACCACCTCTTCCCGCAGACGGCCGGGCAGGAGCTCGCCGATCTGAAGCGCTGGACCGAGATGGTGAAGCCCGGGGACGGGGACGAGTGGCTCCGGCTGAACGGCGCGGGCGAGAACCTGACCTGGGCCGCCGCCGACTTCGAGAACTTCTCCGAACCCCGTCCCGAACTCGGCGGGTACGAGCCCGAGTTCGAACAGGCCGTCCGGCTCCTGATGGAGAACGGCTGGGGCTTCCGGCTCCACGCCACGTACGACGAGACGATCCGCCGCGACCTCGCCGTCTTCGAGAAGCTCGCGGCGGAAGGCCTCTTCCCCGGTGGCAACCGCTGGCTCTTCGACCACGCGGAGACCGTCTCGGCCGACAGCCTGGACCGGATCGCCGCCCTCGGCGGCGCCCTGTCCGTCCAGAACCGCATGTCCTTCCAGGGCACCGCCTTCCGCGACCGCTACGGCGCCGAGGCAGCCGCCCACGCCCCGCCGGTCCGCGCCATGCTCGACCGGGGCCTGACCGTCGCCGCCGGAACCGACGCCACCCGCGTCTCCTCGTACAACCCCTGGGTCGCACTCCACTGGCTGGTGACCGGCAGGACCGTCGGCGGCACCGCGCTCTCCCCGGCCGGGAACCTGATCGACCGGGAGGCCGCCCTCGACCTCTACACCCGTGGGGGAGCCCGGCTCACCGGCGAACAGGACGTCAAGGGAAGCCTGCGGGAAGGCTGGTACGGCGACCTCGCGATCCTGTCCGACGACTTCCTGACCGTGCCCGAGGACGTCATCCCCGACATCGAGTCCGTGCTCACGGTCGTCGGCGGCCGGATCGTCTACGCGAGCGCGGAGTACGAGGGACTCGACGAGGCCGTTCCGCCGATCAGCCCGGAGTGGAGCCCGGTGGCCCACTTCGGCGGATACCAGTCGGGTCAGGGGGGCGCCCGCCAGGCGTCGCTCGTGGCCGAGGCCGTCGCCGAGTCCGAGCAGCACCGCCGGTGGCGCGTCGGGCGCGGCACCGTTCCCGACACGCGGCCGTCGTTCGTCGACCCCTGCTTCGAGCACTGA
- a CDS encoding GPR1/FUN34/YaaH family transporter codes for MSTASPAADGGAQATPPDAPQGRRFEPDLRSMTRITLRPIASPMPLGFFTIAIASVMTGCLQLGLFDEAARGAVALTVLPAFALQLLVSVLAFGARDVIAATLMAVFAGSWLPYSLIMLSGAADGLQVLGVFNLALLCFGALMTAVTRPKRALWFVLVVSLPRWAATGLGGITGAEWLTRTSGALGLVVALVAMYTAFALMLEDMRSEEVLPIGRSGPAHHAVEGDLTVQLRNLERQAGVRRTL; via the coding sequence ATGAGCACAGCCTCCCCCGCCGCCGACGGCGGCGCCCAGGCCACCCCGCCGGACGCGCCCCAGGGGCGCCGCTTCGAACCGGACCTCCGGTCGATGACCCGGATCACCCTGCGCCCCATCGCCTCGCCCATGCCGCTCGGCTTCTTCACGATAGCCATCGCCTCCGTGATGACGGGCTGCCTGCAGCTCGGGCTCTTCGACGAGGCGGCCCGTGGCGCCGTCGCCCTCACGGTGCTGCCGGCCTTCGCCCTCCAACTCCTGGTGAGCGTCCTGGCCTTTGGCGCCCGTGACGTGATCGCGGCGACGCTGATGGCGGTGTTCGCCGGCAGCTGGCTGCCCTACTCGCTCATCATGCTCAGCGGCGCGGCCGACGGCCTTCAGGTCCTCGGCGTGTTCAACCTGGCACTCCTCTGCTTCGGGGCGCTGATGACCGCCGTGACCCGGCCCAAGCGTGCGCTGTGGTTCGTGCTGGTGGTATCCCTGCCCCGCTGGGCGGCCACCGGCCTCGGGGGCATCACCGGCGCCGAATGGCTGACGCGCACGTCCGGTGCGCTCGGCCTCGTGGTGGCGCTCGTCGCGATGTACACGGCGTTCGCCCTGATGCTGGAGGACATGCGCAGCGAGGAGGTCCTGCCGATCGGCCGCAGCGGCCCCGCCCACCACGCCGTCGAAGGCGACCTGACCGTCCAGCTCCGCAACCTGGAACGCCAGGCGGGCGTGCGCCGCACGCTCTGA
- a CDS encoding GNAT family N-acetyltransferase, whose product MEPQVTDRPEKSRYEILAGDDGTETAGFAEYHLSEGEIAFIHTEIDPRFAGQGLGGLLARGALDDARTRGLRVLPYCPFIRGWIGKHPEYTELVPEARRARFGL is encoded by the coding sequence ATGGAACCGCAGGTGACGGACCGACCCGAGAAGTCCCGGTACGAGATCCTCGCCGGCGACGACGGCACCGAGACCGCGGGCTTCGCCGAGTACCACCTCTCGGAGGGCGAGATCGCCTTCATCCACACCGAGATCGACCCCCGGTTCGCCGGTCAGGGCCTGGGCGGGCTGCTCGCCCGGGGTGCCCTCGACGACGCCCGGACCCGCGGACTGCGCGTCCTGCCGTACTGCCCCTTCATCCGGGGGTGGATCGGCAAGCACCCCGAGTACACCGAGCTGGTGCCCGAGGCCCGCCGCGCCCGGTTCGGCCTCTGA